In Maridesulfovibrio sp., a single genomic region encodes these proteins:
- the ribE gene encoding 6,7-dimethyl-8-ribityllumazine synthase: MYHIKTIEGQLDCKDLKIALISARFNDFIVDRLIGGAMDYLLRHGCSKENLTLVKVPGAFEIPVVTKKLAAKGEYDGIVVLGAVIRGATPHFDFVCNECAKGVAQISLDSGLPIGFGLLTCNTIEQAIERAGSKAGNKGVEAASAMLETVRVLEQI, translated from the coding sequence ATGTATCACATCAAGACTATTGAAGGCCAGCTAGACTGCAAAGACCTGAAGATCGCCCTGATTTCCGCCCGTTTCAACGATTTCATCGTGGACAGGCTCATCGGCGGTGCAATGGACTACCTCCTGCGCCACGGCTGCAGCAAGGAAAACCTGACCCTGGTCAAAGTCCCCGGTGCATTCGAAATTCCCGTGGTAACCAAAAAACTGGCTGCCAAAGGCGAATACGACGGCATTGTGGTACTCGGTGCGGTCATCCGCGGAGCAACTCCCCATTTCGATTTCGTCTGCAACGAGTGTGCAAAGGGCGTTGCCCAGATCAGCCTTGATTCCGGACTGCCCATCGGTTTCGGTCTGCTGACCTGCAACACCATTGAGCAGGCCATTGAACGTGCCGGTTCCAAGGCAGGCAACAAAGGCGTTGAAGCCGCCTCCGCCATGCTGGAAACCGTTCGCGTACTGGAACAGATCTAG
- the nusB gene encoding transcription antitermination factor NusB — protein MSQTKGLRRKGRVLAFQVLYGLSFVPPHGGWTCERIYNQSPAVLRETDEDLILYARELLLGIWNALDGLDEVIGSYSKHWKIERIAKVELAILRLAVFELMHKPDIPLKVGINEGIELAKKFGDGNSRNFINGILDAVARDIDTGKFKITKNF, from the coding sequence ATGTCCCAGACAAAAGGTTTACGCAGAAAAGGCCGTGTTCTAGCCTTTCAGGTTCTTTACGGCTTGAGTTTTGTCCCTCCGCACGGCGGCTGGACCTGTGAACGGATCTACAACCAGAGTCCGGCAGTACTACGGGAAACGGACGAAGATCTGATTCTGTATGCACGTGAATTACTGCTGGGCATCTGGAATGCCCTTGACGGACTTGACGAGGTTATCGGCAGTTATTCCAAACACTGGAAAATAGAAAGAATCGCAAAAGTCGAACTCGCCATCCTGCGGCTGGCTGTTTTCGAACTGATGCACAAGCCTGATATTCCACTGAAAGTCGGCATAAACGAAGGCATTGAACTGGCCAAGAAGTTCGGCGACGGAAATTCGCGAAACTTCATCAACGGTATTCTGGACGCGGTAGCCCGCGATATTGATACCGGCAAGTTCAAGATTACCAAGAACTTCTAG
- the leuS gene encoding leucine--tRNA ligase, translating to MGFGKYEPELIEDKWQKEWTKQGAFNVEADESRPKYYVLEMFPYPSGKIHMGHVRNYSIGDVVARYKRMKGFNVLHPMGWDAFGLPAENAAIKNKTHPAEWTYANIDDMRTQLKRLGYSYDWRRELATCHPSYYEWEQKFFLKFLEKGLLYRKKSPVNWCETCHTVLANEQVEDGLCWRCDTQVQQKELSQWFLRITAYAEELLESLNELEGDWPERVITMQRNWIGKSIGAELDFEVDGSDETISVFTTRPDTLFGATFMSLAAEHPMVEKLIEGYAEAESVRQFVHKVTNMDRFQRAADDLEKEGIFTGAYCTNPLTGAKMPIYVANFVLMGYGTGAVMAVPAHDQRDFEFATKYGLPKQVVIQPKDVTLDASAMTEAYTDPGFLVNSGEFDNMPNEDAKSAIVEFLGKSGKGKKAINYRLRDWNISRQRFWGAPIPVIYCDECGIVPVPEKDLPVVLPEDAVMNEDGRSPLPQMESFMNVPCPKCGKPAHRETDTMDTFVESSWYFMRFTSARNEDAPFDSKSLEYWSPVDQYIGGIEHAILHLLYARFFTKLLRDEGYTKVGEPFKNLLTQGMVLKEGSKMSKSKGNVVDPNAMIGRYGADATRLFILFASPPEKDLEWSDQGIEGAFRFLNRIWRLAEELDGSLAPVGACAKPAAELPAEAKKLRLKEHETVKRASRDMENKFQFNTVIAATMELVNEIYSLKDKLIESEEGKFAMSSAFSTVLTVLSPIAPHICEELWSALGYKGCIAEVPWPEFDESAMVTDELLIIIQVNGKMRGKLSVPAAAGKEEIEKTALSHENVTKHIEGKIVRKVIVVPGKLINIVAN from the coding sequence ATGGGCTTCGGGAAATACGAACCAGAATTGATTGAAGACAAATGGCAGAAGGAATGGACCAAGCAGGGTGCCTTCAATGTGGAGGCGGACGAGTCCCGGCCCAAATATTATGTGCTGGAAATGTTCCCCTACCCGTCCGGAAAAATCCATATGGGCCACGTGCGCAACTATTCCATCGGTGATGTTGTTGCTCGCTACAAAAGGATGAAAGGCTTCAACGTGCTTCACCCCATGGGCTGGGACGCTTTCGGTCTTCCTGCAGAAAACGCGGCCATAAAAAACAAGACCCATCCGGCCGAATGGACCTACGCCAATATTGACGACATGCGCACCCAGCTCAAGCGTCTCGGCTATTCGTACGACTGGCGCCGCGAGCTGGCTACCTGCCATCCCAGCTACTATGAATGGGAACAGAAATTTTTCCTGAAATTTCTCGAAAAGGGACTCCTTTACAGAAAAAAATCACCGGTCAACTGGTGTGAAACCTGTCATACGGTTCTGGCAAACGAACAGGTGGAAGACGGCCTGTGCTGGCGTTGCGACACTCAGGTGCAGCAGAAAGAACTGTCCCAGTGGTTCCTGCGCATCACCGCCTATGCCGAAGAGCTGCTCGAAAGCCTGAACGAGCTTGAAGGCGACTGGCCCGAAAGGGTTATCACCATGCAGCGCAACTGGATCGGCAAATCCATCGGTGCGGAACTCGACTTTGAAGTTGACGGCTCCGATGAAACCATAAGCGTTTTCACCACCCGTCCGGACACCCTTTTCGGCGCGACCTTCATGTCTCTGGCCGCAGAACATCCCATGGTGGAAAAACTCATCGAGGGATACGCCGAAGCCGAATCTGTTCGCCAGTTTGTGCACAAGGTCACCAACATGGACCGTTTCCAGCGCGCTGCCGATGACCTCGAAAAAGAAGGCATCTTTACCGGTGCTTACTGCACCAACCCCCTTACCGGGGCCAAAATGCCCATTTACGTGGCAAACTTCGTGCTCATGGGCTACGGAACCGGCGCTGTAATGGCCGTTCCCGCACATGACCAGCGCGACTTCGAATTCGCAACCAAGTACGGACTGCCCAAGCAGGTGGTCATCCAGCCCAAAGACGTGACTCTGGATGCGTCCGCAATGACCGAGGCTTATACCGACCCCGGATTTCTGGTCAATTCCGGCGAATTCGACAATATGCCTAACGAAGATGCAAAATCTGCCATTGTCGAATTTCTCGGCAAATCTGGAAAAGGCAAAAAGGCCATCAATTACCGTCTGCGCGACTGGAACATCTCCCGCCAGCGTTTCTGGGGTGCTCCCATCCCGGTGATCTATTGCGACGAGTGCGGAATCGTTCCTGTACCGGAAAAAGACCTTCCGGTAGTTCTGCCCGAAGACGCTGTCATGAACGAGGACGGACGTTCCCCGCTTCCGCAGATGGAATCGTTCATGAACGTGCCCTGTCCAAAGTGCGGCAAGCCCGCCCATCGTGAAACCGACACTATGGATACCTTCGTGGAATCTTCATGGTATTTCATGCGTTTTACCTCGGCACGCAACGAGGACGCCCCCTTTGACAGCAAATCTCTTGAATACTGGAGCCCTGTGGACCAGTACATCGGCGGAATCGAGCATGCCATCCTGCACCTGCTCTACGCACGCTTCTTTACCAAACTGCTGCGCGATGAAGGCTACACCAAAGTAGGCGAGCCGTTCAAGAACCTGCTCACTCAGGGAATGGTGCTCAAGGAAGGCTCCAAGATGTCCAAGTCCAAAGGCAACGTGGTCGATCCCAACGCCATGATCGGAAGATACGGGGCAGATGCCACCAGACTCTTCATTCTTTTCGCCTCCCCGCCTGAAAAGGACCTTGAGTGGTCCGATCAGGGTATTGAAGGGGCATTCCGCTTCCTGAACAGAATATGGAGACTTGCCGAAGAACTCGACGGCAGCCTCGCTCCTGTAGGCGCATGCGCCAAACCGGCAGCCGAACTGCCCGCAGAGGCCAAAAAACTGCGCCTCAAGGAACACGAAACAGTAAAACGCGCCAGCCGCGACATGGAAAACAAGTTCCAGTTCAACACGGTGATCGCCGCCACAATGGAACTGGTCAATGAAATATACTCCCTCAAGGACAAGCTCATCGAATCCGAAGAAGGAAAATTCGCCATGTCCTCGGCTTTCAGTACCGTACTTACCGTTCTTTCGCCCATTGCCCCGCACATCTGCGAGGAACTCTGGTCCGCTCTCGGATACAAGGGCTGCATCGCCGAAGTTCCATGGCCGGAGTTCGATGAATCCGCAATGGTCACGGACGAACTGCTGATCATCATTCAGGTCAACGGTAAAATGCGCGGCAAGCTTTCCGTTCCGGCTGCGGCAGGCAAGGAAGAAATCGAAAAGACAGCACTTTCCCATGAAAATGTTACCAAGCATATCGAAGGAAAAATCGTCAGAAAAGTAATCGTTGTTCCCGGCAAGCTGATCAACATTGTCGCAAACTGA
- the lptE gene encoding LPS assembly lipoprotein LptE, whose protein sequence is MVMTAYIKRLLFLLCLLFCITACGYHNSASAPNRLGEKFHEIAVAKVENPTLERWLEPKIRSMLHDEIIRRGQLVWADRSKAEALISIKIISISSGSRILGDNDATLKYDKSLKVQMKVTDAADGTMIWNSGPVEVTESYYSGQEDAANELVTELLVRKLVDRMSQAY, encoded by the coding sequence ATGGTCATGACTGCTTACATCAAAAGACTGTTATTTTTGCTTTGCCTGCTTTTCTGCATCACTGCCTGCGGCTATCACAACTCTGCCTCCGCGCCGAACAGATTGGGAGAAAAGTTCCACGAAATCGCAGTTGCCAAGGTTGAAAACCCGACACTGGAACGCTGGCTGGAACCCAAAATACGCTCCATGCTGCATGATGAAATCATCAGACGCGGGCAGCTTGTATGGGCAGACCGCTCCAAGGCCGAAGCGCTGATAAGCATCAAAATCATCAGCATCTCATCAGGCAGCCGCATCCTCGGCGACAACGATGCCACCCTCAAATACGACAAGAGCCTCAAGGTCCAGATGAAAGTGACTGATGCCGCCGACGGGACCATGATCTGGAATTCCGGTCCGGTAGAAGTGACCGAGTCCTACTATTCCGGTCAGGAAGACGCCGCCAACGAGCTTGTCACTGAACTTCTGGTCCGCAAACTCGTGGACAGGATGTCCCAGGCATATTAG
- the holA gene encoding DNA polymerase III subunit delta, which translates to MSRPGYMFLICPDAELLHARIKELQEQFHAQDYEKKVYWADEEFPRQFWGDLTLQTLFGSDKIIILRRAHSLKAAVWDSLDKTIAALAGSSFLIMCLEGKWERKGPPVPAVLKKRKCWKFADKKKWTWQSAGLDEKTISGFVGKWAVENGIAVDKQVLQALAKALPKDARAARLELDKLDLAAGPERKLSMEHVDLVVHSDEMDFFQFMRSMSEGGDPVEIWRRVLTNHSEKDSMIFMLTASLTREARALWMILHGEESAVRLPPFVKRQKQELARRLGPARIARMFDMVLEAELGIKTGQRRPEQALELLVASLTSLFAPAGRARRRS; encoded by the coding sequence ATGTCCAGACCCGGATACATGTTTCTGATCTGCCCTGATGCGGAGCTTCTGCACGCCCGCATAAAGGAACTGCAGGAACAATTCCATGCACAGGACTATGAAAAAAAGGTTTACTGGGCTGACGAGGAATTTCCCCGGCAGTTCTGGGGCGACCTGACCCTGCAGACCCTTTTCGGTTCCGACAAGATCATCATCCTGCGAAGAGCCCATTCGCTCAAGGCCGCAGTCTGGGACAGTCTGGACAAGACCATTGCCGCCCTAGCCGGCTCCTCGTTCCTCATCATGTGCCTGGAAGGCAAATGGGAACGCAAGGGACCGCCGGTTCCGGCAGTGCTCAAAAAACGAAAATGCTGGAAATTTGCGGATAAGAAAAAATGGACCTGGCAGTCCGCCGGTCTGGATGAAAAAACCATTTCCGGATTTGTTGGCAAATGGGCAGTCGAGAACGGAATCGCAGTTGATAAGCAAGTGTTGCAGGCTCTTGCCAAAGCCCTTCCAAAGGACGCCCGTGCCGCCAGACTTGAGTTGGACAAACTGGACCTTGCTGCCGGACCGGAACGTAAACTGAGCATGGAACACGTGGACCTTGTCGTGCACAGTGACGAGATGGATTTTTTCCAGTTCATGCGCTCCATGTCCGAAGGAGGAGACCCGGTGGAAATCTGGCGCCGGGTGCTGACCAATCACAGCGAAAAGGATTCCATGATCTTCATGCTGACCGCCTCGCTGACCAGAGAAGCCCGTGCCCTGTGGATGATTCTCCATGGCGAGGAATCCGCCGTAAGGCTCCCCCCGTTTGTTAAAAGGCAGAAACAGGAGCTTGCGCGCAGGCTCGGACCCGCACGGATAGCAAGGATGTTCGACATGGTCCTTGAAGCGGAACTCGGCATCAAGACCGGTCAGCGCCGTCCTGAACAGGCTCTGGAACTCCTTGTGGCCTCCCTTACCTCCCTTTTCGCTCCGGCAGGAAGAGCCAGACGCCGGTCCTGA
- the radC gene encoding DNA repair protein RadC: protein MKDKPHFHGHRQRLKERLCKDASAMADYEILELLLGQTLLRRDTKPIAKDLLARFGSLGGVFRAPQSQLEEMDGIGPGVLAFFTLLREFWTRMAEEPVRAGETLSDPEAIRKAAMARIGNLSREEFWIALVNNGNKVIYWSRMSEGTVDKTAVYPREVVALALRHNASGIAVAHNHPGGNPAPSQEDMMITMDIATLCQDMGIRLLDHVIVTVDGFYSFREKGRL, encoded by the coding sequence ATGAAGGATAAGCCTCATTTCCACGGTCATCGCCAACGCCTGAAGGAGCGCCTCTGCAAGGACGCGTCGGCAATGGCTGACTATGAAATACTTGAGTTGCTGCTCGGTCAGACGCTTCTGCGTCGGGATACAAAGCCGATTGCCAAGGATCTGCTCGCCAGATTCGGTTCATTGGGCGGAGTTTTCAGGGCACCGCAGTCACAGCTTGAGGAAATGGACGGAATAGGTCCGGGGGTTTTGGCCTTTTTCACGCTGCTGCGTGAATTCTGGACCAGAATGGCCGAGGAACCGGTCCGGGCTGGAGAAACTCTTTCCGACCCGGAAGCAATCAGGAAAGCTGCCATGGCCCGCATCGGGAACCTGAGCAGGGAAGAATTCTGGATTGCACTGGTCAACAACGGCAACAAAGTGATATACTGGAGCAGGATGTCAGAAGGTACAGTGGACAAAACTGCAGTATACCCAAGGGAAGTAGTGGCATTGGCCCTGCGACACAATGCCTCCGGAATTGCCGTGGCCCACAACCATCCGGGAGGAAACCCGGCTCCTTCGCAGGAGGATATGATGATAACAATGGATATCGCCACGCTGTGCCAGGACATGGGTATCCGCCTTCTGGATCACGTTATTGTGACTGTGGACGGTTTCTACAGCTTCAGGGAAAAGGGACGCTTGTAA
- a CDS encoding acylphosphatase: protein MIRSYHCVVTGKVQGVFFNAWVNDQAASLGLAGWVRNLDNGKKEVLLQGDETKIAEMRTRLLVGPPLSQVSDLKCEWIDYDTEHKEFAIR from the coding sequence ATGATCAGAAGCTATCATTGTGTTGTTACCGGCAAGGTTCAGGGAGTTTTTTTCAATGCATGGGTGAACGATCAGGCTGCGTCTCTGGGACTGGCAGGCTGGGTCCGCAACCTGGATAACGGCAAGAAGGAGGTGCTGCTGCAGGGCGATGAAACAAAGATCGCCGAAATGCGCACCAGACTCCTTGTAGGTCCGCCTCTTTCGCAGGTCAGCGACCTTAAGTGTGAATGGATCGATTACGATACCGAGCACAAGGAATTTGCAATACGTTAA
- the lon gene encoding endopeptidase La, whose amino-acid sequence MKKKKSPLKALKLSRKNRQKAEKPAARKNESSSGNDQGLNKPPVSPLNVLHDAADLLDDHLITEDGQVDIPNTLPVLAVRDIVVFNYMILPLFVGREKSVHAVEAAMTGDRYVMILTQKDESVDNPEHEDLYQTGTVCMVMRMLKMPDGRLKVLVQGVSRAKVKRFISSDPFHIAEIETIDEPQIQELDSTQEALVRSSREQSEKILSLRGISSTDIMSVLNNVDDPGRLADLIASNLRMKVAAAQSILECEKPVERLTLVNTQLTQEVEVASMQNKIQSMAKEGMDKAQKDFYLREQLKAIKRELGESADEAEEAEELRDAIAKAKMPKEVRKETEKQLRRLEAMHPESSEATVIRTYLDWMIELPWSKQSRDRLDIIEAKKILDEDHYDLEKVKERILEYLSVRKLNPSMKGPILCFVGPPGVGKTSLGRSIARSLKRKFHRMSLGGMRDEAEIRGHRRTYIGSMPGRIIQAIKQCGTRNPVIMLDEIDKLGSDFRGDPSSALLEVLDPEQNNSFTDHYLNVPFDLSKVMFICTANVLDSIPRPLLDRMEVIRIPGYTEHDKINIAKKYILGRQCTENGLKEKEMIMPDEVVSKIIKEYTREAGLRNLEREVGSVCRKLARKKAEGEKGPFEVTGDNLHKYLGIPKFLEDEKEYELPAGVALGLAWTPVGGSVLHVEVSAVPGKGKQLLTGQLGDVMKESAQAAVSFARKHAEEYGISPNFHEEQDLHIHVPDGATPKDGPSAGVTLVTALVSALTGIPADPELAMTGEISLRGRVLPVGGIKEKILAAVSLGMKRVLIPARNVKDLEDIPDELRNKIEITPIERIDEIWPIAKAK is encoded by the coding sequence TTGAAGAAAAAGAAATCACCACTCAAGGCTCTGAAACTCAGCAGAAAAAACAGGCAGAAGGCTGAAAAACCTGCTGCCAGGAAAAACGAGAGCAGCAGCGGGAACGATCAGGGGCTGAACAAGCCTCCGGTTTCCCCGCTCAATGTGCTGCATGACGCCGCAGACCTGCTGGACGACCATCTTATCACCGAAGACGGACAGGTGGATATACCGAATACTCTGCCTGTTCTGGCAGTGCGTGATATCGTGGTCTTCAACTACATGATTCTGCCGCTGTTTGTGGGACGGGAAAAATCGGTACACGCGGTTGAAGCGGCCATGACCGGCGACCGCTATGTGATGATACTGACCCAGAAAGATGAGTCCGTGGACAATCCCGAACACGAGGACCTCTACCAGACCGGGACTGTCTGCATGGTCATGCGCATGCTCAAAATGCCCGATGGCCGTCTGAAGGTGCTTGTACAGGGCGTTTCCAGAGCGAAGGTCAAGAGATTCATCAGCTCCGATCCGTTTCATATCGCGGAAATAGAAACCATTGACGAACCCCAGATACAGGAACTCGACTCCACGCAGGAAGCACTGGTACGCTCTTCGCGTGAACAGAGCGAAAAAATACTGTCTCTGCGCGGCATTTCATCCACGGACATCATGAGCGTTCTCAACAACGTTGACGATCCGGGCAGGCTTGCGGACCTGATAGCCTCCAACCTGCGCATGAAGGTTGCTGCGGCCCAGTCCATCCTTGAATGCGAAAAGCCGGTGGAAAGGCTGACTCTGGTCAACACCCAGCTCACGCAGGAAGTTGAAGTCGCCTCCATGCAGAACAAGATTCAGTCCATGGCCAAAGAAGGTATGGACAAGGCGCAGAAAGATTTCTACCTGCGGGAACAGCTCAAGGCCATCAAGCGGGAACTCGGCGAATCGGCAGACGAAGCCGAAGAGGCCGAAGAACTTCGTGACGCCATCGCCAAGGCGAAAATGCCCAAGGAAGTGCGCAAGGAAACGGAAAAACAGCTCCGCCGCCTTGAAGCCATGCACCCGGAATCATCCGAAGCAACGGTCATACGCACCTATCTGGACTGGATGATTGAATTGCCGTGGTCGAAGCAGTCCCGCGACAGGCTTGATATTATCGAGGCCAAGAAAATTCTTGATGAGGATCACTACGACCTTGAAAAGGTCAAGGAACGCATTCTCGAATACCTGAGCGTGCGCAAGCTGAATCCCTCCATGAAAGGACCTATCCTCTGTTTCGTAGGCCCTCCGGGTGTAGGTAAAACCTCGCTCGGACGGTCCATAGCCCGCAGCCTCAAGCGGAAATTCCACCGCATGTCGCTCGGCGGCATGCGCGATGAAGCTGAAATACGCGGGCACCGCAGAACCTACATAGGCTCGATGCCCGGACGTATCATTCAGGCCATAAAACAGTGCGGAACCCGCAACCCGGTCATCATGCTTGACGAAATAGACAAGCTCGGGTCGGACTTCCGGGGCGATCCTTCATCCGCCCTGCTTGAAGTGCTGGACCCGGAACAGAACAACTCCTTTACCGATCATTATCTGAACGTTCCCTTCGATCTTTCCAAGGTAATGTTCATCTGCACCGCAAACGTGCTGGATTCCATCCCCAGACCGCTGCTGGACCGTATGGAAGTGATCAGGATTCCGGGCTACACCGAGCATGACAAGATAAATATCGCCAAGAAATACATTCTCGGCCGCCAGTGCACGGAAAACGGGCTGAAAGAAAAGGAAATGATCATGCCGGACGAGGTCGTTTCCAAAATAATCAAGGAATACACTCGCGAGGCCGGGCTGCGCAACCTTGAGCGGGAAGTGGGTTCGGTCTGCCGAAAACTGGCCCGTAAAAAGGCCGAAGGTGAAAAGGGACCGTTCGAGGTCACCGGCGACAACCTTCACAAGTACCTTGGTATTCCCAAATTCCTCGAAGATGAGAAGGAATACGAACTCCCCGCCGGAGTCGCATTGGGACTGGCCTGGACACCTGTGGGAGGATCAGTGCTGCACGTGGAGGTTTCAGCTGTTCCCGGTAAGGGAAAACAGCTGCTCACCGGCCAGTTGGGTGATGTTATGAAGGAATCGGCACAGGCCGCAGTCTCCTTTGCCCGCAAGCATGCCGAGGAGTACGGAATCAGCCCGAACTTCCACGAGGAGCAGGACCTCCATATCCATGTTCCGGACGGGGCCACCCCCAAGGACGGTCCTTCGGCCGGTGTCACCCTTGTTACCGCGCTGGTTTCGGCGCTTACCGGAATTCCTGCGGATCCGGAACTGGCCATGACCGGGGAAATATCCCTGCGGGGCAGGGTTCTGCCGGTTGGCGGAATAAAGGAAAAAATCCTCGCAGCCGTCTCTCTGGGCATGAAGCGCGTACTTATCCCGGCCCGCAATGTCAAAGACCTTGAGGACATTCCGGACGAACTGCGCAACAAGATCGAGATTACCCCGATTGAACGCATTGACGAAATCTGGCCCATTGCCAAGGCAAAATAG
- a CDS encoding zinc ribbon domain-containing protein — MPIFEYKCADCGKEFEELVFNRDECPPCPECKSANTAKLMSACKIKSGGSAADFGDAGTSSSSSSGSSCAGCSGGNCASCG, encoded by the coding sequence ATGCCTATTTTCGAATACAAATGTGCTGACTGCGGCAAGGAATTCGAGGAACTGGTCTTCAATCGCGACGAGTGTCCCCCCTGCCCCGAATGCAAATCCGCCAACACCGCCAAACTTATGTCTGCATGCAAGATAAAATCCGGCGGAAGCGCTGCCGATTTCGGTGATGCAGGAACTTCCTCATCATCTTCATCAGGCAGTTCATGTGCCGGATGCAGCGGCGGCAACTGCGCTTCCTGCGGTTAA
- the hemC gene encoding hydroxymethylbilane synthase produces the protein MRKITIATRGSKLALWQAEHISDLLREEYPGIDVQLLKIKTKGDKILDVPLAKVGGKGLFVKEIEEALLEKRADLAVHSMKDVPTELPEGLEVGVIPPREADTDTLLSVKYDSLSDLPAGAVVGTSSLRRQSQLLTLRPDLKIESLRGNLDTRVRKLLDGEFDAIVVATAGLNRLGLSAPKSEVLAPPSFLPAVAQGALGIEYRIEDTEIQDILQFIHDENTARQVHAERGFLTGLDGGCQVPIAAWSRLEGKSITLTGFVADVDGSSPIRLEKTGPADEAWDIGQSLAEDVLKAGAREILDRVYEKI, from the coding sequence ATGAGAAAAATCACTATTGCTACCCGCGGCAGCAAGCTCGCACTCTGGCAGGCCGAACATATTTCAGATCTTCTCCGTGAAGAATACCCCGGCATAGATGTCCAGTTGCTCAAGATCAAGACCAAAGGGGACAAGATTCTTGATGTTCCTCTGGCCAAAGTCGGAGGCAAGGGGCTTTTCGTAAAGGAAATAGAAGAAGCCCTGCTGGAAAAGAGGGCCGATCTGGCCGTGCACAGCATGAAGGACGTACCCACGGAACTGCCTGAGGGCCTTGAAGTGGGCGTAATTCCTCCCCGCGAAGCGGATACGGACACGCTGCTTTCCGTTAAATACGATTCCCTGAGCGATCTGCCTGCCGGGGCAGTAGTGGGAACAAGCAGCCTGCGCCGTCAGTCTCAGCTGCTAACCCTGCGGCCCGATCTCAAGATCGAATCCCTGCGCGGCAACCTCGACACCCGCGTGCGCAAACTTCTTGACGGTGAATTCGACGCCATTGTGGTCGCCACTGCCGGACTCAACAGACTCGGTCTGTCCGCACCCAAGAGTGAAGTTCTTGCTCCGCCGTCCTTCCTGCCTGCAGTTGCTCAGGGAGCGCTTGGGATAGAGTATCGCATTGAGGACACCGAAATACAGGACATCCTGCAGTTCATCCACGATGAAAACACAGCCCGGCAGGTACATGCCGAACGCGGATTTCTCACCGGCCTTGACGGCGGCTGCCAGGTTCCCATTGCTGCATGGTCCCGGCTTGAAGGTAAAAGCATCACTCTGACCGGTTTTGTCGCTGATGTGGACGGCTCAAGCCCCATACGTCTGGAAAAGACCGGCCCGGCTGACGAGGCCTGGGACATAGGCCAAAGTCTTGCTGAGGATGTGCTGAAAGCCGGAGCCAGAGAAATCCTCGACCGGGTTTATGAAAAAATCTGA
- a CDS encoding helix-hairpin-helix domain-containing protein, with translation MKKSEQILKSFRTLPGVGKSIAGDLWDLGYRSLDDMRDQDPEEMYARLEELAGQHVDRCMLYVFRCVVYCVNTEDRDPELEKWWSWKDRQD, from the coding sequence ATGAAAAAATCTGAGCAAATCCTGAAATCGTTCCGGACTCTGCCCGGCGTGGGTAAATCCATTGCCGGAGACCTGTGGGACCTTGGCTACCGGTCCCTTGATGATATGCGCGATCAGGACCCGGAAGAAATGTACGCCCGGCTTGAAGAACTGGCCGGACAGCATGTGGATCGCTGCATGCTGTATGTCTTCAGATGCGTGGTCTACTGTGTAAACACCGAAGACCGCGACCCGGAACTGGAAAAGTGGTGGAGCTGGAAGGACAGACAGGATTGA